In the genome of Corynebacterium glucuronolyticum DSM 44120, the window GTGGGGATCACCCAAACGGGTGGTCAGTGTCGCGCGAGCAACTACGCTGGGCTCCTGCGCAAGGGGCTTGTCGACGCTGGGTACCCCCAGGTTCCCGTCATCGCACTGTCTGCTCAGGGCATTGAATCCAACCCCGGTTTCTCCATCACGCCGAAGATGCTGCACAAGGCCTTCCAGGCCGTCACCGTCGGCAATGTCCTGGAGAAGGCGCTGCTCCGCACCCGCCCGTACCAGATTGACGGCAATGTCGATCAACTGTACGAGAAATGGGACCGCATCAGCCGCGACTGGTTCACAGGTAGGCACTTCGTGCCTGCGCTAAAGAAGCGTCTCGGGTTCGGTGCCCTCATCCGCGCCATCGTCGCGGACTTCGATGCCGTGGAGCTGCAGCAGATCCCGCGCAAGCCACGCGTCGGCCTGGTGGGCGAGATCCTCGTCCAGTTCCACCCGGATGCCAATAACCACGCGGTGGCCACCATTGAGGCTGAGGGTTGCGAGGCGGAACTGCCGTCGCTGGCGCAGTTCTTCCACATGAGCCTCATAAACTCGCACTTCAAGGAGACGATCGTCGGCTCCATGACGACGAACCAGCGTCGCCTCTAGGACTTTGCCCTGTGGGGCATGCAGCAGTACGAAAAGTTCGCCCGCAAGGCGCTTGCTGCCTCCGACCGCTTTGAGCCCGGCCCCAACACCAAGCCTTCGAAACCGTTAGGCCGTTTCCAGGTGCTCTTCTTCTCTTCCGGAGGAACTCATCCTGAACCAACGGAACGTACAAGGGAAGCGGACGGGCCAGTCCGCGTCCGAATCCATATCAAAAAGTTCCTGGAGGCTAAACAGCTCGTCGCTGTCTACTGTGGATGGCAGCGCGAGGATAGTGACCAATTCGTATACGCCGTATTGATTGAGCTCCTGCGTCGCAAAATCCTCCCACGGCTTGATCTCAGTGATGAGGAAGCGAAACGTGGAATTGTCGGGGTCGCGGGTTTGGCAAACTGCTTGTTCACTGGCTAGTAGCACTGTGACCTTTTGCCTTACTGAATCTAGACATGCCTCGTAGCGTCGCTTCGCCGCGTCGAGATCGTCAGTGCTGGACAAAAAAGTCGTTTTGAAACAAATAATCACGCTCGCACCTCTATAACTCTTGAATCTGTGGCGTACTTACAATGCGCGGAGCAGGAGAGGCATAGACACGAAAGAGTAGACATGGACAGATATGTACATATATGTACGGAAATACATATATGTACGGAAGTTACATATATGTACGGAAATAGTATCGTACAACTGCCCGCTCACCTGCCACTGTAACTAAACAAAGCGCGAACGAACCTGTCCTAAAAGGAACGAAACCAGACCCGCCCAGACCCGCTACGCGCTCAACCGTTTCGAAACGCCCCAAAAAGGTGTGTAGCCTGTTCCCAAGCGGAGGCAAGCGGACACAGTGTGGCTGCTGCCGAGTCAAGAGGAAGTAACCCGAGCACACGCAAAGCCGCACACCAGCTGCTCTGCGCTAGGATGGCAGAAGAACGAGAGGGGGACACGCGGGTACTTGCGTACCACGGGGGCGGCGTGTATTGTGCTAGCTTGGTGTCTCTTTATACGGGATACCTATGCAGTGATACTCGATAGGACTCGCAAGGGTCCTGATAGCAAACAATGGCAGCGGATGCCGATGAACGCTGAACAACGCTGATGTGGTCAGCGGTGTCTAGTTGCCGGAAAACGTGGAGGATATGGCTAAGGAAGGCGCAATTGAAGTTGAGGGTCGCATTGTCGAGCCTCTGCCCAACGCAATGTTCCGTGTCGAGCTGGACAACGGACACAAAGTGCTTGCTCACATCTCGGGCAAGATGCGCCAGCACTACATCCGCATCCTTCCCGAGGACCGTGTCGTCGTAGAGCTGTCGCCCTACGATCTCACCCGCGGTCGCATCGTGTACCGCTACAAGTAATAACGTAAGCCTCCTTACTCCAGGCTGGGGAAACCGGTTGCACCCAAAAACCTGTGTCCCGCGCAACTGAAACGATGCGCGGGTCGTGGCACAAGCAACACGAACCCTGGCTTTCTTTACCTCCGGCTACGGTGGCTGGAGCCGTCCGTAATCCACAACCCAACTCCCCGGCGTTCCGCCCCGGGTAAAGCGTTGTGTTAGGGACGGATGAGTAGGGAGAAAACCACCGCAACAACCGGAAAGGTACGTTCCACTTATGGCACGTCTAGCTGGTGTGGATCTTCCGCGCAACAAGCGCATGGAAGTTGCACTGACTTACATTTATGGCATCGGGCCCGCCCGAGCCAAGAAACTGCTGGAAGAGACCGGCATTTCTCCCGACCTGCGCACCGACAACCTCACGGACGAGCAGATTGCTTCCCTCCGTGACGTGATCGAGGCGAGCTGGAAGGTCGAGGGTGACCTGCGTCGTCAGGTTGCTGCCGACATCCGCCGCAAGATCGAAATTGGTTGCTACCAGGGCATGCGCCACCGTCGTGGCCTGCCTGTTCACGGTCAGCGCACCAAGACCAACGCTCGTACCCGCAAGGGCCCGAAGAAGACGATCGCAGGAAAGAAGAAGTAATACATGCCTCCAAAGTCTCGTGCCGGCCGCCGTACTGGCCGCCGGATTCAGAAGAAGAACGTGGCTCAGGGCCACGCATACATCAAGTCCACGTTTAACAACACCATCGTGTCCATCACGGACCCGTCGGGCGCTGTGATTTCCTGGGCATCCTCCGGCCACGTTGGCTTCAAGGGTTCCCGTAAGTCCACTCCGTTCGCCGCACAGATGGCTGCCGAGAACGCTGCCCGCAAGGCAATGGATCACGGCATGAAGAAGGTTGACGTGTTTGTCAAGGGCCCGGGCTCAGGTCGTGAGACCGCTATCCGCTCCCTCCAGGCAGCTGGCCTCGAGGTCACCTCGATGTCGGACGTTACGCCGCAGCCGCACAATGGCTGCCGTCCCCCCAAGCGTCGCCGGGTTTAAGTAAAGGAGAAAGGATAAGTTATGGCACGTTACACTGGCCCCGCCACACGTAAATCTCGCCGTCTCCGCACCGACCTGGTTGGTGGAGATATGGCGTTCGAGCGTCGCCCCTACCCCCCGGGACAGGCTGGCCGCGCTCGCATCAAGGAATCTGAATACCTGATTCAGCTGCAGGAGAAGCAGAAGGCTCGCTTCACCTACGGCATCATGGAAAAGCAGTTCCACCGCTACTACGAAGAGGCTGCCCGTCGCAAGGGTAAGACCGGTGACAACCTGGTCATCCTCCTCGAGTCGCGTCTTGACAACGTGATCTACCGCGCAGGTCTGGCTCGCACCCGTCGCCAGGCTCGCCAGCTGGTCACCCACGGCCACTTCCTGGTTAACGGTGTGAAGACGAACATTCCGTCTTTCCAGGTCTCCCAGTACGACATCATCGATGTCAAGGAGAAGTCCCGGAAGATGCTGTGGTTCGAAGAGGCTCAGGACGGCCTCGTCGACGCTGTCGTACCTGCATGGCTGCAGGTTGTTCCGTCCACTCTGCGTATCCTCGTGCACCAGCTGCCCGAGCGTGCTCAGATCGACATTCCGCTGCAGGAGCAGCTGATCGTCGAGTTCTACTCCAAGTAATCCTTGGAGCTAACTAGAACCCCATAATCCTTTTAATGCCACGAGGGCGCAATATAGCGGGCGCCCACCAAAGGAGAAAACAAGTTTCATGCTCATCTCACAGCGTCCAGTACTGACTGAGGAGCCGATCGATTCCGCGCGTAGCCGGTTCACCATTGAGCCGCTCGAGCCGGGCTTCGGCTACACCCTGGGTAACTCCCTTCGTCGCACGCTGCTGTCGTCCATTCCGGGCGCAGCCGTGACGTCGATCAAGATCGACGGTGTTCTCCACGAGTTCACCACGATCACGGGCGTGAAGGAAGATGTTTCTGACATCGTCCTGAACGTCAAAGGCATCGTCCTGTCTTCGGATTCGGATGAGCCCGTCGTTATGTACCTCAATAAGGAGGGCGCAGGCGAGGTTAAGGCCGGCGACATTCAGCCCCCGGCCGGCGTGGAAATCCACAACCCGGATCTCCACCTGGCAACGTTGAACGACGATGGCCGTCTGAACATGGAGCTTGTCGTTGAACGTGGCCGCGGGTACGTGCCTGCTGCTATGAACAACGATGTTGCTGAGATCGGCCGCATTCCGGTCGACCAGATTTACTCCCCGGTTCTCAAGGTCAGCTACAAGGTCGAGGCAACGCGTGTTGAGCAGCGCACCGACTTTGACAAGCTGGTTATTGATGTGGAGACCAAGAACTCCATTACCGCCCGCGATGCCATGGCATCCGCCGGTAAGACTCTCGTGGAACTGTTCGGCCTCGCTCGCGAGCTGAACACTGCGGCAGAGGGAATCGAAATCGGTGCATCCCCGCTTGAGGGCGATCACACCGCCTCGTACTCCATGCCGATTGAGGATTTGGACTTTTCCGTTCGCTCCTACAACTGCCTGAAGCGTCAGGAAATCCACACCGTCGGTGAGCTCGCTGAGTGCACCGAGTCGGACCTGCTGGATATCCGGAACTTCGGTCAGAAGTCCATCAACGAGGTAAAGGTCAAGCTCGCCGGGCTGGGCCTCACCCTGAAGGACGCTCCGGAGGACTTCGACGTCACCACCGTTGAGGGGTACGACG includes:
- the infA gene encoding translation initiation factor IF-1 — translated: MAKEGAIEVEGRIVEPLPNAMFRVELDNGHKVLAHISGKMRQHYIRILPEDRVVVELSPYDLTRGRIVYRYK
- the rpsD gene encoding 30S ribosomal protein S4; translated protein: MARYTGPATRKSRRLRTDLVGGDMAFERRPYPPGQAGRARIKESEYLIQLQEKQKARFTYGIMEKQFHRYYEEAARRKGKTGDNLVILLESRLDNVIYRAGLARTRRQARQLVTHGHFLVNGVKTNIPSFQVSQYDIIDVKEKSRKMLWFEEAQDGLVDAVVPAWLQVVPSTLRILVHQLPERAQIDIPLQEQLIVEFYSK
- the rpsK gene encoding 30S ribosomal protein S11, which encodes MPPKSRAGRRTGRRIQKKNVAQGHAYIKSTFNNTIVSITDPSGAVISWASSGHVGFKGSRKSTPFAAQMAAENAARKAMDHGMKKVDVFVKGPGSGRETAIRSLQAAGLEVTSMSDVTPQPHNGCRPPKRRRV
- the rpsM gene encoding 30S ribosomal protein S13, which gives rise to MARLAGVDLPRNKRMEVALTYIYGIGPARAKKLLEETGISPDLRTDNLTDEQIASLRDVIEASWKVEGDLRRQVAADIRRKIEIGCYQGMRHRRGLPVHGQRTKTNARTRKGPKKTIAGKKK
- a CDS encoding DNA-directed RNA polymerase subunit alpha; this encodes MLISQRPVLTEEPIDSARSRFTIEPLEPGFGYTLGNSLRRTLLSSIPGAAVTSIKIDGVLHEFTTITGVKEDVSDIVLNVKGIVLSSDSDEPVVMYLNKEGAGEVKAGDIQPPAGVEIHNPDLHLATLNDDGRLNMELVVERGRGYVPAAMNNDVAEIGRIPVDQIYSPVLKVSYKVEATRVEQRTDFDKLVIDVETKNSITARDAMASAGKTLVELFGLARELNTAAEGIEIGASPLEGDHTASYSMPIEDLDFSVRSYNCLKRQEIHTVGELAECTESDLLDIRNFGQKSINEVKVKLAGLGLTLKDAPEDFDVTTVEGYDAESGGYHDPDADVDE